Proteins encoded within one genomic window of Magnetococcales bacterium:
- a CDS encoding prepilin-type N-terminal cleavage/methylation domain-containing protein yields MMRRVGKRTGFTLIEMVITITLLGILMSAGGSMLADAYRAYLSSMHLTPIPSQAKAIMERMIRELRGGTASTVTQPSGSGSIQFTNDQSATVNFNQSGASATTIYMILSGTSNALAENIKQNSLSFTWNSTLKLVTISFTIQKTLSGLGGSTVDVPFRTSVFVRN; encoded by the coding sequence ATGATGCGGCGTGTGGGAAAAAGGACTGGATTTACCTTGATCGAGATGGTCATCACCATCACGCTTTTGGGAATCCTCATGAGTGCCGGGGGGAGCATGTTGGCCGATGCCTATCGTGCCTATCTTTCCAGCATGCACCTGACCCCCATCCCATCCCAGGCCAAGGCGATCATGGAGAGAATGATCCGGGAGCTGCGGGGCGGCACGGCATCCACCGTGACCCAGCCAAGCGGCTCCGGCAGTATTCAGTTTACCAATGATCAATCCGCCACGGTCAACTTCAATCAAAGCGGTGCATCCGCCACGACCATCTATATGATTCTCAGCGGTACCTCAAATGCCCTGGCGGAAAATATCAAACAAAACTCTCTCAGTTTTACCTGGAACAGCACGTTAAAGCTTGTCACAATCAGTTTTACCATACAAAAAACCTTGAGCGGGCTGGG